The following proteins are encoded in a genomic region of Musa acuminata AAA Group cultivar baxijiao chromosome BXJ2-11, Cavendish_Baxijiao_AAA, whole genome shotgun sequence:
- the LOC135627264 gene encoding F-box protein At2g39490-like, translating to MRKTKKARWAADLSLSPPSSSFSSSSSGSSGDIIEKDGDDRLTELPDIIRLHILAQLPLQDAIRTGVLSSRWRSLWRHRWPHPAVLDLSPHTVAASADDFVAGVDRFLSARGRGRRIDTLFVALPPGRRYDADIKRWIEYAASCSVEDLRLVVSPSSLAGTSARPGRRLRRQERAAVSSVFFHSICECSNLTRLALSGLRLSSPSANIKRLSDLEVLDLHAGHVTDAALRRVVAACPLLRSLNLRLCRKLRRIVITANSRLTSLTIVDCPRAMEVTVSAPDLRCFRYSGNYLTSYSFDIPKRLEEVCMSSGGPPSCLPPSNWVKTLGGLSNIKVLTLCSLLLQYVAIEGGNATGECNNFRNLRELQLLMGMMTVDNLTNIYTFFRICKCPRLEKLFIELPTTMNDPYVENYLMVPKEEPPEVDFKYLKIIKINNFNGHRNEMQLVRFLLGKAGVLESLMVITSKDFMIEEYINTVDGCRDSLHFLQSQLSLFTKASVNAQIILSDREDNKFIPTHWEVYSKV from the exons ATGAGGAAGACGAAGAAGGCCCGCTGGGCCGCCGACCTCTCCCTttcccctccctcctcctccttctcctcctcctcctccggcagCAGCGGCGATATCATTGAAAAGGACGGCGACGACCGCCTCACCGAGCTCCCTGACATCATCCGCCTCCACATCCTCGCCCAACTTCCCCTCCAGGACGCCATACGCACCGGCGTCCTCTCCTCCCGGTGGCGCAGCCTCTGGCGCCACCGCTGGCCCCACCCCGCCGTCCTCGACCTCTCCCCCCACaccgtcgccgcctccgccgaTGACTTTGTCGCGGGCGTCGACCGGTTCCTCTCCGCGCGCGGCCGCGGGCGCCGGATCGATACCCTCTTCGTCGCCCTCCCCCCCGGCCGCCGATACGACGCCGACATCAAGCGCTGGATCGAGTACGCCGCCTCCTGCAGCGTCGAGGACCTCCGCCTCGTCGTCTCGCCTTCGTCCCTCGCCGGCACCTCCGCCCGCCCCGGCCGCCGTCTCCGGAGACAGGAACGCGCTGCCGTCTCCTCCGTCTTCTTCCACTCCATCTGCGAGTGCTCCAATCTCACCCGGCTCGCCCTTTCCGGGCTCCGCCTCTCGAGCCCCAGCGCGAACATCAAGCGGCTCTCCGACCTTGAGGTTCTCGACCTCCATGCGGGGCACGTCACCGACGCGGCCCTGAGGAGGGTCGTTGCTGCCTGCCCTCTCCTCCGGTCGCTTAATCTCCGGCTCTGCCGTAAGCTCCGTCGGATCGTGATCACTGCCAACAGTCGGCTCACCAGCCTTACGATCGTCGACTGTCCAAGAGCTATGGAGGTCACGGTCTCAGCGCCGGATCTCCGGTGCTTCAGGTACAGCGGAAATTACCTCACGAGCTACTCCTTTGACATCCCCAAGAGATTGGAGGAGGTGTGCATGAGCTCGGGCGGCCCTCCATCGTGCCTCCCACCAAGCAATTGGGTGAAGACCCTTGGTGGGCTATCCAACATCAAGGTCTTGACCCTTTGTAGTCTTTTGCTTCAG TATGTCGCGATCGAAGGTGGGAATGCAACCGGAGAATGCAACAACTTTAGAAACTTGAGAGAGCTGCAGCTGCTGATGGGTATGATGACTGTTGACAATCTAACGAACATATATACCTTCTTTAGGATATGCAAATGTCCTAGATTGGAGAAACTGTTCATAGAG CTTCCAACCACAATGAATGACCCTTATGTGGAGAACTACCTTATGGTTCCGAAGGAGGAGCCTCCGGAGGTTGATTTTAAgtacctaaaaataataaaaattaataacttcAACGGACACAGAAATGAGATGCAGTTGGTGAGATTTTTATTGGGAAAGGCTGGTGTTCTCGAGTCTTTAATGGTGATCACTTCCAAGGACTTTATGATAGAGGAATATATTAATACAGTGGATGGTTGCCGTGATTCCTTACATTTTCTTCAGTCACAACTCTCACTCTTTACAAAGGCGTCGGTGAATGCACAGATAATTTTGAGTGATCGTGAAGATAACAAGTTCATCCCTACTCACTGGGAAGTCTATTCTAAAGTCTAA